From one Ctenopharyngodon idella isolate HZGC_01 chromosome 15, HZGC01, whole genome shotgun sequence genomic stretch:
- the rps6kb1b gene encoding ribosomal protein S6 kinase beta-1: MAGVFDIDLDQPEENVSDDELEEAQINDLMDQCSGFEFNMDDCEKIEISEDNVNQGTENIRPECFELLRVLGKGGYGKVFQVRKVSGAASGKIFAMKVLKKAMIVRNAKDTAHTKAERNILEEVKHPFIVDLIYAFQTGGKLYLILEYLSGGELFMQLEREGIFMEDTACFYLAEISMALGHLHQKGIIYRDLKPENIMLNNQGHVKLTDFGLCKESIHDGTVTHTFCGTIEYMAPEILMRSGHNRAVDWWSLGALMYDMLTGAPPFTGENRKKTIDKILKCKLNLPPYLTQEARDLLKRLLKRSASSRLGAGPGDATEVQTHPFFRHVNWDDLLARKVEPPFKPFLQSAEDVSQFDSKFTSQTPVDSPDDSTLSESANQVFLGFTYVAPSVLENLKEKFSFEPKIRSPRRFLGSPRTPVSPIKFSGDCWPRGPTLPEPSSLQSPTELAMEVSTMDQMDVQASAEATAPLPIRQPAGSNVGQFKQQAYPVISKRPEHLRMNL, encoded by the exons ATGGCTGGCGTTTTCGACATCGATCTGGACCAGCCGGAGGAAAATGTCTCCGATGATGAGCTGGAGGAG GCTCAGATCAATGACCTTATGGATCAGTGCAGTGGCTTTGAATT TAACATGGACGACTGTGAGAAGATTGAGATATCAGAAGACAACGTGAACCAAGGCACTGAGAACATCCGTCCAGAGTGCTTTGAGCTTCTCCGTGTGTTAGGGAAAGGTGGTTATGgaaag gtttTCCAGGTTCGGAAAGTATCCGGTGCAGCATCAGGAAAAATATTTGCAATGAAAGTCTTAAAAAAG GCTATGATTGTACGTAATGCCAAGGACACAGCGCATACTAAAGCAGAACGGAACATCTTAGAGGAAGTCAAGCATCCTTTCATCGTTGATCTAATCTATGCCTTTCAGACGGGCGGCAAGCTTTACCTCATCCTTGAATACCTAAGTG GTGGGGAGCTTTTTATGCAGCTTGAGCGAGAAGGGATTTTCATGGAGGACACAGCCTG CTTTTACTTGGCTGAAATCTCTATGGCTCTCGGACACCTGCATCAGAAAGGCATCATCTACAGAGATCTCAAACCTGAGAACATTATGCTCAATAACCAAG GACATGTAAAACTGACTGATTTCGGGCTGTGTAAGGAGTCGATTCATGACGGCACAGTGACCCATACTTTTTGCGGCACTATTGAGTACAT GGCTCCAGAGATCCTCATGAGAAGCGGACACAATCGGGCTGTTGACTGGTGGAGTCTGGGGGCTTTGATGTATGACATGTTAACAGGAGCA CCCCCCTTTACAGGAGAGAACCGGAAGAAAACCATTGACAAAATTCTTAAATGCAAACTGAACCTCCCACCCTACCTCACACAAGAAGCCAGGGACCTTCTCAAAAGG CTACTGAAAAGAAGTGCCTCATCTCGGCTTGGGGCTGGACCTGGAGATGCAACAGAAGTACAG ACTCATCCCTTCTTCCGACATGTTAATTGGGACGACCTTCTCGCGCGTAAAGTAGAACCACCATTCAAGCCTTTCTTG CAATCTGCTGAGGATGTGAGCCAGTTTGATTCAAAGTTCACCAGCCAGACTCCCGTTGACAGTCCTGATGACTCCACACTGAGCGAAAGTGCAAATCAGGTCTTTTTG GGTTTTACCTATGTAGCTCCATCTGTGTTGGAAAATTTAAAGGAGAAGTTCTCATTTGAGCCAAAAATTCGTTCACCTCGTCGGTTTTTGGGAAGCCCTCGAACGCCTGTCAg CCCGATTAAGTTCTCAGGAGATTGTTGGCCACGAGGTCCTACCTTACCCGAACCCTCCTCCCTCCAGTCCCCCACAGAGCTCGCTATGGAGGTCTCCACCATGGATCAGATGGATGTCCAGGCTAGTGCCGAGGCCACCGCCCCTCTTCCCATCAGGCAACCTGCTGGCTCCAACGTGGGCCAGTTTAAGCAGCAGGCCTACCCCGTCATCTCCAAAAGGCCAGAGCATCTACGTATGAACCTATGA
- the tubd1 gene encoding tubulin delta chain isoform X1 yields MSVVSLQLGQCGNQIGHELFSVISDDSNGPNRKKYKQCSDERFFYETSTGELVARSVLVDMEPKVISQAIAKASKSGRWRYGDKAHFSQKQGSGNNWANGFCVHGPRHEEAVEDLVRMEIERCDRLAGIFTMMSVAGGTGSGVGTYVTQRLRDIYPQSFILNQVTWPYGAGEVIVQNYNSVLTLSRLYQLSDAILVHENDTVHKICSQLMNIKHISISDVNKVIAHQLGSVLQPAYTADSPCHYSRNPIGELLSSLVCHPEYKLLSLCNIPHMSSTSLAYSVFNWPGLLKHLRQMLIASARMEEGIDWTVSVTSGGESATNSRHKSFNSSLANLLILRGKDVSTAVTDGFKDPALYVPWLKTENSFSTWNSPVAFNGYEKSATLVSNNQSLLKPLDNIVRKAWNMFASRAYVHQYTKFGISEEDFLDSFTAVEQIISSYTHL; encoded by the exons ATGTCGGTTGTAAGCTTACAATTGGGTCAGTGTGGGAATCAGATCGGACACGAGCTCTTCAGTGTCATAAGCGATGATTCAAATGGACCAAACAGAAAGAAGTACAAGCAATGCAGTGATGAGAGATTCTTTTATGAAACCTCAACTGGAG AACTTGTGGCGCGGTCAGTACTTGTTGATATGGAGCCCAAGGTTATCTCTCAAGCAATAGCCAAGGCTTCAAAATCTGGAAGATGGAGGTACGGAGACAAAGCACATTTCTCCCAGAAGCAGGGCTCTGGAAACAACTGGGCAAATGG GTTCTGTGTTCATGGACCACGTCATGAAGAGGCTGTGGAGGATCTGGTGCGGATGGAGATCGAGCGATGTGATCGTCTTGCAGGGATTTTCACCATGATGAGTGTTGCAGGTGGCACCGGTTCTGGTGTGGGTACCTATGTCACTCAGCGTTTGAGGGACATATACCCCCAGTCCTTCATCCTAAATCAAGTGACATGGCCCTATGGAGCTGGTGAG GTGATTGTGCAAAACTACAACTCTGTGCTCACACTTTCACGTCTCTACCAGCTCTCTGATGCTATTCTGGTTCACGAGAATGACACCGTGCACAAAATCTGCAGCCAGCTGATGAACATCAAACACATCTCCATCAGTGACGTTAATAAGGTGATCGCTCACCAGCTGGGCAGCGTGCTTCAGCCCGCTTATACTGCTGATTCACCCTGCCATTACAGCAGAAATCCCATAG GGGAATTACTGAGTTCTCTGGTGTGTCACCCCGAGTACAAACTGCTCAGCTTGTGTAACATTCCTCACATGTCCAGCACGTCTCTGGCCTATAGTGTGTTTAACTGGCCTGGCCTGCTCAAACATTTACGTCAAATGCTCATCGCCAGCGCTAGGATGGAAGAAG gaatTGACTGGACAGTAAGTGTCACATCAGGAGGAGAGAGTGCGACAAACAGCAGGCATAAAAGTTTCAATTCGTCACTTGCTAATCTTCTAATACTGCGGGGGAAAGACGTCTCTACTGCGGTTACAG ATGGTTTTAAGGATCCTGCATTATATGTGCCATggcttaaaacagaaaatagtttCAGCACTTGGAACTCCCCTGTAGCCTTCAATGGATATGAAAAGTCAGCCACTTTGGTCAGCAACAATCAGTCCCTTTTAAAACCACTGGACAATATAGTCAGGAAGGCTTGGAACATGTTTGCCTCAAG GGCTTATGTTCATCAGTACACAAAGTTTGGAATCTCTGAGGAGGATTTTCTGGACAGTTTTACTGCAGTAGAGCAGATCATCTCCAGCTACACACACCTCTGA
- the tubd1 gene encoding tubulin delta chain isoform X2, with amino-acid sequence MELVIVQNYNSVLTLSRLYQLSDAILVHENDTVHKICSQLMNIKHISISDVNKVIAHQLGSVLQPAYTADSPCHYSRNPIGELLSSLVCHPEYKLLSLCNIPHMSSTSLAYSVFNWPGLLKHLRQMLIASARMEEGIDWTVSVTSGGESATNSRHKSFNSSLANLLILRGKDVSTAVTDGFKDPALYVPWLKTENSFSTWNSPVAFNGYEKSATLVSNNQSLLKPLDNIVRKAWNMFASRAYVHQYTKFGISEEDFLDSFTAVEQIISSYTHL; translated from the exons ATGGAGCTG GTGATTGTGCAAAACTACAACTCTGTGCTCACACTTTCACGTCTCTACCAGCTCTCTGATGCTATTCTGGTTCACGAGAATGACACCGTGCACAAAATCTGCAGCCAGCTGATGAACATCAAACACATCTCCATCAGTGACGTTAATAAGGTGATCGCTCACCAGCTGGGCAGCGTGCTTCAGCCCGCTTATACTGCTGATTCACCCTGCCATTACAGCAGAAATCCCATAG GGGAATTACTGAGTTCTCTGGTGTGTCACCCCGAGTACAAACTGCTCAGCTTGTGTAACATTCCTCACATGTCCAGCACGTCTCTGGCCTATAGTGTGTTTAACTGGCCTGGCCTGCTCAAACATTTACGTCAAATGCTCATCGCCAGCGCTAGGATGGAAGAAG gaatTGACTGGACAGTAAGTGTCACATCAGGAGGAGAGAGTGCGACAAACAGCAGGCATAAAAGTTTCAATTCGTCACTTGCTAATCTTCTAATACTGCGGGGGAAAGACGTCTCTACTGCGGTTACAG ATGGTTTTAAGGATCCTGCATTATATGTGCCATggcttaaaacagaaaatagtttCAGCACTTGGAACTCCCCTGTAGCCTTCAATGGATATGAAAAGTCAGCCACTTTGGTCAGCAACAATCAGTCCCTTTTAAAACCACTGGACAATATAGTCAGGAAGGCTTGGAACATGTTTGCCTCAAG GGCTTATGTTCATCAGTACACAAAGTTTGGAATCTCTGAGGAGGATTTTCTGGACAGTTTTACTGCAGTAGAGCAGATCATCTCCAGCTACACACACCTCTGA